A section of the bacterium genome encodes:
- a CDS encoding metallophosphoesterase: MFIESLGSAALILAYGSLIEPRWLKHVRLNLHLPNLPAKLDGFKVHVVTDLHSTRYGLIEQKIHRLLMAEPVDAVFTLGDYIWRNSNPDHAIKVFENLPSRLGVFGILGNNEHKRRVDTQSVLQALKDGGIQML, encoded by the coding sequence ATGTTCATAGAATCCCTAGGATCGGCAGCGCTTATTCTTGCCTATGGCTCCCTAATAGAGCCACGATGGCTAAAACATGTCCGCTTAAACCTTCATCTCCCAAACCTACCAGCTAAGTTGGATGGCTTCAAAGTTCATGTCGTGACTGATTTGCATTCAACTCGGTATGGCTTAATCGAGCAAAAAATACATCGGTTATTAATGGCCGAACCTGTAGATGCGGTATTTACTTTGGGAGATTACATCTGGCGCAATTCCAACCCCGATCATGCCATTAAGGTTTTTGAAAACCTCCCTTCACGTCTAGGGGTGTTTGGCATTCTCGGCAATAATGAGCACAAACGCCGGGTGGATACTCAGTCAGTTCTTCAAGCCTTAAAAGACGGTGGTATTCAGATGCT